Below is a genomic region from Citrobacter tructae.
TTTGTGGCAAAAAGTGCCAAACTGACAGGCTTGATACGACCTAAAGGTGAAATGACGTCGGTGACGATCCATACGGTGGGCTACTACCCTATACTCCTGAATAATTAAACATATGCTAAACATAACAGAGACAACTGGTTTTTAGCAAAGATTTACCTTCCTTTGCAATAAGTTGTGTCGGAGATATTTTACCCTTCGAAATTTCTTTTAATCGGAAGTTAAATTACGGATCTTCATCACATAAAATAATTTTTTCGATATCTAAAATAATTCACGAAAATCATAGGTTTTCCATTGTAACCCTTATCTGAATCGATTCGATTGCGGACGGCGATTCAAAATACATCTCGTTGTCGATGTGTTAACGATAATAAAGGAGGTAGCAAGTGACCATTGCTATTGTGATAGGCACACATGGTTGGGCTGCAGAGCAGTTACTTAAAACAGCAGAAATGCTGTTAGGCGAGCAGGAAAACGTCGGCTGGATCGATTTCGTTCCAGGTGAAAATGCTGAAACGCTGATCGAAAAGTACAACGCTCAGTTGGCAAAACTCGATACCAGTAAAGGCGTGCTGTTTCTCGTTGATACATGGGGAGGCAGTCCGTTCAACGCTGCGAGCCGCATTGTCGTCGACAAAGAGCATTACGAAGTCATCGCTGGCGTGAACATTCCCATGCTGGTCGAAACCTTCATGGCGCGTGATGACAACCCAAGCTTTGATGAATTAGTCGCACTGGCAGTTGAAACCGG
It encodes:
- a CDS encoding protein YoaL; this encodes MFSICLIIQEYRVVAHRMDRHRRHFTFRSYQACQFGTFCHKLYLHIALTPEMSRAQFSHSLSRSLSWNS